A part of Flavobacteriaceae bacterium GSB9 genomic DNA contains:
- a CDS encoding START-like domain-containing protein, translated as MDDKIRFDIEFPIHASPQLLYQYISTPSGLSEWFSDNVNSRGELFTFIWDGSEEKAKLLNKKSGERVKFRWLADEEDEQTYYFEIRIQVDEITKDVSLMVTDFAEEDEVDEAKMLWENQISDLKQVLGSA; from the coding sequence ATGGACGATAAAATTAGATTTGATATTGAATTTCCCATACATGCCTCTCCGCAATTGTTGTACCAATATATTTCAACGCCATCGGGTTTATCCGAATGGTTTTCAGATAATGTAAATTCCAGAGGGGAATTGTTTACATTTATTTGGGACGGTAGCGAAGAAAAAGCAAAGCTCCTTAACAAAAAAAGTGGAGAACGCGTTAAGTTTAGATGGCTTGCAGATGAAGAAGACGAACAAACCTATTATTTTGAAATTAGAATTCAAGTTGATGAAATAACGAAAGACGTATCGTTAATGGTTACAGATTTTGCAGAAGAAGATGAAGTTGATGAGGCTAAAATGCTGTGGGAAAACCAGATTTCCGATTTAAAGCAAGTATTGGGCTCTGCATAG